Proteins from a genomic interval of Tautonia rosea:
- a CDS encoding sigma-54-dependent transcriptional regulator, with protein MEKTQHGGLRILFADDEDYLRDLMERELPRLGHEVTTCPDGQAAIRALERGRFDAALLDIQMPGLTGIEVLEKFRQLSPETQVILMTGHATVDTAVQALRLGAFDYLTKPCKWAELEVVLNRIAERRSLTNKAAALETRLKAAEGGTPMLVGETPVMKDVMHLIDTVAPTEATVLILGETGTGKDLIARTMHERSLRADQAFVPVNCGALPENLIESELFGHRKGAFTGAETNRKGLFEVANGGTLFLDEVGELSKGLQVKLLRFLESGEIRRVGENEPFRADVRVLCATNRDLREMVAEDQFREDLFFRINTFEIYSPPLRERKEDVPLLARHMLKRYASRRPGPIPELAEDAVEALIAHDWPGNVRELANAIERATILARGGTIHAEHLPTQGMSRRSPVPSLVATPASSGGPHIAIPEGTPTLRDLELHYIQVVLEKHKGNKPAASKELGVSLKTLYNKINQLQRS; from the coding sequence ATGGAGAAAACGCAACATGGCGGCCTGCGCATCCTCTTCGCCGATGACGAGGACTACCTGCGCGACCTGATGGAGCGCGAACTGCCCCGACTCGGTCATGAGGTCACGACTTGCCCCGATGGTCAGGCAGCGATTCGAGCCCTGGAGCGCGGCCGGTTCGATGCGGCCTTGCTCGACATCCAGATGCCAGGACTGACGGGTATTGAGGTCCTCGAAAAGTTTCGGCAGCTCAGTCCCGAGACTCAGGTCATTCTGATGACCGGTCACGCCACGGTAGATACTGCGGTCCAGGCCCTTCGACTCGGGGCCTTCGATTACCTCACGAAACCGTGCAAGTGGGCTGAGCTGGAGGTGGTGCTCAACCGGATCGCCGAACGGCGATCGCTGACCAACAAGGCCGCTGCCCTTGAGACACGTCTGAAGGCTGCCGAAGGGGGCACGCCGATGCTCGTCGGCGAGACGCCGGTGATGAAAGACGTGATGCATCTGATCGACACGGTCGCGCCCACCGAGGCCACGGTCTTGATCCTGGGGGAGACCGGCACCGGCAAGGACCTGATTGCCCGAACGATGCATGAGCGGAGCCTTCGGGCCGATCAGGCGTTCGTGCCGGTCAATTGCGGGGCCTTGCCCGAAAATTTGATCGAGAGCGAACTGTTCGGCCATCGCAAAGGAGCCTTCACGGGGGCCGAGACGAACCGTAAAGGCCTGTTCGAAGTGGCCAATGGAGGCACCTTGTTCCTCGACGAGGTGGGAGAGCTGAGCAAGGGGCTCCAGGTGAAGCTGCTTCGCTTCCTCGAATCAGGAGAGATTCGAAGGGTCGGCGAGAATGAACCCTTTCGAGCGGATGTGCGGGTCCTGTGCGCCACCAACCGCGATCTGCGTGAGATGGTGGCCGAGGATCAGTTCCGCGAAGACCTTTTCTTCAGGATCAACACCTTTGAGATCTACTCACCTCCCTTACGCGAACGCAAGGAAGATGTCCCACTCCTTGCCCGGCATATGCTCAAACGATATGCGAGTCGCCGCCCTGGTCCGATTCCCGAACTGGCCGAGGATGCCGTCGAGGCGTTGATCGCCCACGACTGGCCGGGGAACGTTCGAGAACTGGCCAATGCGATCGAACGAGCCACGATCCTCGCCCGAGGGGGGACGATTCATGCCGAGCACTTGCCGACCCAGGGCATGAGCCGGCGGTCTCCCGTCCCTTCCCTCGTGGCCACTCCGGCATCCAGCGGAGGCCCGCACATCGCGATTCCGGAAGGAACCCCGACCCTTCGTGACCTGGAGCTTCATTACATCCAGGTGGTGCTGGAAAAGCATAAGGGGAACAAACCCGCCGCCAGCAAGGAACTGGGAGTGAGCCTCAAGACGCTCTACAACAAGATCAATCAGCTACAACGATCGTGA
- a CDS encoding putative signal transducing protein, with protein MNQDELTPCYQALSLMEAKFIADQLNAEGIKAVSDGQDMQDFLGAWEGNPRVYVRKVDVPRAEKWLVEYEQHRKRHADEELKRQQGSD; from the coding sequence ATGAATCAAGACGAACTGACCCCGTGCTACCAGGCCCTGAGCTTAATGGAAGCCAAATTCATCGCCGACCAGCTCAATGCCGAGGGTATCAAGGCGGTGTCTGATGGCCAGGACATGCAAGACTTTCTCGGAGCCTGGGAAGGAAATCCCCGAGTCTATGTCCGGAAAGTGGATGTGCCACGGGCGGAGAAATGGCTCGTCGAATACGAGCAGCACCGGAAACGCCATGCAGACGAAGAATTGAAACGTCAGCAAGGCTCCGATTGA
- the hemQ gene encoding hydrogen peroxide-dependent heme synthase, producing the protein MQHGHRPAAAEQVPATLVPETGWHFLHLFYRIDREILARLSPEARAQGRAETLAALATDSIPGIAQAQCFVTPGHKSDFGLMMAGPDLRAIHSVQTALQASSIGPALIPSYSFYSITEVSEYVPDAEQYGAILRDREGMDPESSAYKAKVNAYTNRLEPMNRQRLYPEFPDWPCFCFYPMSKMRQGEQNWYLLPFEPRSQMMAEHGRSGMKFAGKVTQVITASTGLDDWEWGVTLWARNPAFLKDIVYTMRFDESSARYALFGAFYFGFILPPSELFEAVRL; encoded by the coding sequence ATGCAACACGGTCATCGACCCGCAGCGGCCGAACAGGTGCCGGCAACCCTGGTTCCGGAAACCGGCTGGCACTTCCTGCACCTGTTCTACCGGATCGACCGCGAGATCCTTGCTCGGCTCAGCCCCGAGGCGCGTGCTCAGGGCCGAGCGGAAACCCTGGCGGCCCTTGCCACCGACTCCATTCCTGGGATCGCTCAAGCGCAATGCTTCGTCACCCCCGGTCACAAGAGCGACTTCGGCCTGATGATGGCCGGCCCCGACCTCCGAGCCATTCACAGCGTGCAAACCGCGCTTCAGGCCTCGTCCATCGGGCCGGCGCTGATCCCAAGCTATTCTTTCTATTCGATCACCGAGGTCTCCGAATACGTCCCGGACGCGGAGCAATACGGCGCGATTCTCCGAGACCGAGAAGGCATGGACCCCGAAAGCTCGGCCTACAAGGCCAAGGTTAATGCTTATACCAACCGGCTCGAACCGATGAACCGACAGCGGCTCTATCCGGAGTTCCCGGACTGGCCCTGCTTCTGCTTCTACCCCATGAGCAAGATGCGTCAGGGTGAACAGAATTGGTATCTGCTGCCGTTCGAGCCGCGATCCCAGATGATGGCCGAGCACGGTCGAAGCGGCATGAAGTTCGCCGGAAAAGTGACCCAGGTGATTACTGCGTCAACCGGCCTCGATGACTGGGAATGGGGAGTCACCCTTTGGGCCCGCAACCCGGCGTTTCTGAAAGACATCGTCTACACGATGCGATTCGATGAGAGTTCGGCGCGTTACGCACTCTTTGGTGCCTTCTACTTCGGCTTCATTCTTCCCCCATCGGAGCTGTTCGAGGCAGTTCGGCTTTGA